A single region of the Kineosporiaceae bacterium SCSIO 59966 genome encodes:
- the cmk gene encoding (d)CMP kinase, whose translation MQRRIVVAIDGPSGSGKSTVSREVARRLGLAYLDTGAMYRAVCWWCLERGIDLTDVEAVAQEARRLPLRMGTDPADPRVLVDGQDVGAAIRESRISRQVSLVATNLAVRAELVHRQQEIIAAAPAGIVAEGRDITTVVAPQADVRVLLTADEEARLTRRALELHGHSAQEALAATRDEVLRRDRDDATVSTFHVAADGVVTVDTSTLTLEQAVDAVLQVVADRTGEPR comes from the coding sequence CTGCAGCGCCGCATCGTCGTCGCGATCGACGGTCCGTCCGGCTCGGGCAAGTCGACGGTCAGCCGAGAGGTGGCCCGCCGGCTCGGGCTGGCGTACCTCGACACCGGGGCGATGTACCGGGCGGTGTGCTGGTGGTGCCTCGAGCGGGGCATCGACCTGACCGACGTCGAGGCCGTCGCGCAGGAGGCCCGCCGCCTGCCCCTGCGGATGGGGACCGACCCGGCCGACCCCCGGGTCCTCGTCGACGGTCAGGACGTCGGCGCCGCCATCCGGGAGAGCCGGATCTCCCGGCAGGTCAGCCTGGTCGCCACGAACCTCGCCGTCCGTGCCGAGCTCGTCCACCGGCAGCAGGAGATCATCGCCGCCGCCCCGGCCGGCATCGTCGCGGAGGGCCGGGACATCACCACGGTCGTCGCGCCGCAGGCCGACGTGCGGGTGCTGCTCACCGCGGACGAGGAGGCGCGACTGACCCGCCGCGCTCTCGAGCTGCACGGCCACAGCGCCCAGGAGGCGCTCGCTGCCACCCGGGACGAGGTGCTGCGCCGCGACCGCGACGACGCCACCGTCTCCACCTTCCACGTAGCAGCCGACGGGGTCGTCACCGTGGACACCTCGACCCTCACTCTCGAGCAGGCGGTGGACGCCGTCCTCCAGGTCGTCGCCGACCGCACCGGGGAGCCACGATGA
- the scpB gene encoding SMC-Scp complex subunit ScpB: protein MTDAGTHSDAANAAAQGSTSRTAGEDDPVAEGLDLDVLPGGARAALEAVLMVVDEPVPVLQLASALVLPVERVEALLAELVADYAEQHRGFELREVAGGWRIFSRPDVAPVVERFVRDGQTARLTQAALETLAVVAYRQPVSRARVSAIRGVNVDGVMRTLSSRGLVEEAGHDPDSGAVLYRTTSYFLERMGLTSVDDLPPLAPYLPDADVLEQLAGEER, encoded by the coding sequence GTGACCGACGCCGGCACGCACAGCGACGCGGCGAACGCGGCAGCACAGGGGTCGACGAGCCGGACGGCAGGGGAGGACGACCCGGTGGCCGAGGGCCTCGACCTCGACGTGCTCCCCGGCGGGGCGCGGGCTGCTCTGGAGGCCGTCCTCATGGTGGTCGACGAACCGGTGCCCGTGCTCCAGCTGGCGTCCGCTCTCGTCCTGCCCGTGGAGCGGGTGGAGGCGCTCCTGGCCGAGCTCGTCGCCGACTACGCCGAGCAGCACCGCGGCTTCGAGCTGAGGGAGGTCGCCGGGGGCTGGCGGATCTTCAGCCGGCCGGACGTCGCCCCGGTGGTCGAGCGGTTCGTCCGCGACGGGCAGACGGCCCGGCTCACCCAGGCCGCTCTGGAGACCCTCGCCGTCGTCGCCTACCGTCAGCCGGTGTCCAGGGCACGAGTGTCTGCGATCCGGGGGGTCAACGTCGACGGCGTGATGCGCACCCTCAGCAGTCGCGGTCTGGTCGAGGAGGCCGGCCACGACCCCGACAGCGGCGCCGTCCTCTACCGGACGACGAGCTACTTCCTCGAGCGGATGGGGCTGACGTCGGTGGACGACCTGCCACCGCTGGCCCCGTACCTGCCCGACGCTGACGTCCTCGAACAGCTGGCGGGAGAGGAGCGGTGA
- a CDS encoding ParA family protein: protein MCNQKGGVGKTTTTINLGAALAEYGRRVLLVDFDPQGALSVGLGVNPHELDRTIYNLLMERSSDVREVIRPTAVAGLDLLPANIDLSAAEVQLVGEVARETVLARVLRPVADDYDVVLIDCQPSLGLLTVNALTAAHGVVIPLECEFFALRGVALLVETIEKVQDRLNPALQIDGILATMYDSRTLHSREVVARVVEAFGDRVFHTVIARTVKFPDASVAAEPITSYAPGHPAAESYRQLARELIARGDAA from the coding sequence ATGTGCAACCAGAAGGGCGGCGTCGGCAAGACGACGACGACCATCAACCTGGGTGCTGCCCTGGCCGAGTACGGCCGCCGGGTGCTCCTCGTCGACTTCGACCCCCAGGGCGCACTGTCGGTGGGGCTCGGGGTGAACCCGCACGAGCTCGACCGGACCATCTACAACCTGCTCATGGAGCGCTCCAGCGACGTCCGGGAGGTCATCCGTCCCACCGCGGTCGCCGGACTCGACCTGCTGCCGGCGAACATCGACCTGTCCGCGGCGGAGGTTCAGCTCGTCGGCGAGGTGGCCCGCGAGACGGTGCTCGCCCGGGTGCTGCGCCCGGTGGCCGACGACTACGACGTCGTCCTCATCGACTGCCAGCCCTCCCTGGGCCTGCTGACCGTCAACGCGCTGACCGCCGCCCACGGCGTCGTCATCCCCCTGGAGTGCGAGTTCTTCGCCCTGCGCGGGGTGGCGCTGCTGGTGGAGACCATCGAGAAGGTCCAGGACCGGCTGAACCCCGCGCTGCAGATCGACGGCATCCTCGCCACGATGTACGACTCGCGCACGCTGCACAGCAGGGAGGTCGTCGCCCGGGTCGTGGAGGCGTTCGGCGACCGGGTCTTCCACACCGTCATCGCCCGCACGGTGAAGTTCCCGGACGCGTCCGTCGCCGCGGAGCCGATCACCTCGTACGCGCCGGGCCATCCGGCGGCCGAGTCCTACCGGCAGCTCGCCCGCGAGCTCATCGCCCGTGGTGACGCCGCCTGA
- a CDS encoding rRNA pseudouridine synthase, with product MSPPDGRGQGRGGHRGRPGRPTGRPSAGPARQRVRRPGPAQPVEPAVDVHDPDGVRLQKVLAHAGVGSRRACEALIAAGRVTVDGHVVTELGVRVDPTTAVITVDGVRLQLDESRTYLVLNKPRGVLSTMEDPQGRPCLADLLGDRGDRLFHVGRLDADTEGLLLLTNDGELAHRLQHPSYGVRKTYLAEVEGRVSKDVGRRLRAGVDLEDGPVAVDSFRVVDAAGGRTLVEVVLHEGRKHVVRRLLAEVGHPVTRLVRTEVGPVRLGDLRPGSTRPLTRAELSALLLDTGL from the coding sequence GTGAGCCCGCCTGACGGCCGCGGGCAGGGCCGAGGCGGTCACCGCGGGCGCCCCGGCCGGCCCACCGGCCGGCCGTCCGCCGGACCGGCCAGGCAGCGGGTTCGTCGTCCGGGGCCGGCCCAGCCGGTCGAGCCCGCGGTCGACGTCCACGACCCGGACGGCGTCCGGCTGCAGAAGGTTCTCGCGCACGCCGGGGTCGGCTCCCGGCGGGCCTGCGAGGCGCTCATCGCGGCCGGCCGGGTCACCGTGGACGGCCACGTCGTCACCGAGCTCGGCGTGCGGGTCGACCCCACCACGGCGGTGATCACGGTCGACGGGGTGCGACTCCAGCTGGACGAGTCGAGGACCTACCTGGTCCTCAACAAGCCGCGCGGCGTGCTGTCCACGATGGAGGACCCGCAGGGCCGGCCGTGCCTGGCCGACCTGCTCGGTGATCGCGGGGACCGGTTGTTCCACGTCGGCCGTCTGGACGCCGACACCGAGGGCCTGCTGCTGCTGACCAACGACGGGGAGCTCGCCCACCGGCTGCAGCACCCCTCCTACGGCGTCCGCAAGACCTACCTGGCCGAGGTCGAGGGTCGGGTCTCCAAGGACGTCGGCCGCCGGCTGCGGGCAGGGGTCGACCTCGAGGACGGGCCGGTCGCGGTCGACTCCTTCCGGGTCGTGGACGCCGCCGGCGGGCGCACCCTCGTCGAGGTGGTCCTGCACGAGGGCCGCAAGCACGTCGTCCGCCGCCTGCTCGCCGAGGTCGGTCACCCGGTGACACGCCTGGTGCGCACCGAGGTCGGCCCGGTGCGGCTCGGGGACCTGCGCCCCGGCAGCACCCGGCCGCTGACCCGGGCCGAGCTGAGTGCCCTGCTGCTCGACACCGGGCTGTGA
- a CDS encoding DUF885 domain-containing protein, which produces MPPITTGPSGSTGPSTGPQDGGPQDDGPRTPRAVADAYVDELVELDPLVATSLGRRPGDDRAPDLSPQAQDAKDDAARRALGRLAAAEAAGAAEDPLEARAARLLRERLEAQLAVSAAGEHLRQVRNIFGPPQAVRQLFSMMPARTPEDWAVIARRMSRVDESFAGYVESLRAGGRRGLYAAPRQVRTLADQLGDWLEAAGGRGWFTGFVEEAPADLPASLRSDLTRAAESANRATADLRGVLLHEYLPATEGTPDAVGAERYRLLARLSTGADLDLEEAYRWGWQEYLRLDAEIREEAERVLPGATPLEAMRHLDAEGEAVEGVEAVRERLQQMLDGAVADLDGTHFDIADPVKVVEARIAPPGSAAAPYYTRPTLDFSRPGRTWLPTLGQNRFPLWNLVSTWYHEGVPGHHLQLAQWAYVAPQLSTYQTTVGSVSANTEGWALYAERLMDELGYLADPGARLGYLDAQMMRAVRVVIDIGMHLRLSVPEDSTFHPGETWTPELAREFFGAHSGREAAFIDSEVVRYLGWPGQAISYKLGERAWLAGREEARRRRGDGFDLKAWHMAALSAGSLGLDDLTEVLAGL; this is translated from the coding sequence ATGCCACCCATCACGACCGGGCCGAGCGGAAGCACGGGCCCCAGCACCGGGCCACAGGACGGCGGCCCACAGGACGACGGCCCGCGGACCCCGCGGGCCGTCGCCGACGCCTACGTCGACGAGCTCGTCGAGCTCGACCCGCTGGTCGCCACCTCCCTCGGACGACGTCCCGGCGACGACCGGGCCCCCGACCTGTCGCCGCAGGCCCAGGACGCCAAGGACGACGCCGCCCGCCGGGCACTCGGACGGCTCGCGGCGGCCGAGGCCGCCGGCGCGGCCGAGGACCCCCTGGAGGCGCGGGCCGCCCGGCTGCTGCGGGAGCGGCTCGAGGCCCAGCTCGCCGTCAGTGCTGCTGGTGAGCACCTGCGCCAGGTGCGCAACATCTTCGGACCGCCCCAGGCGGTGCGGCAGCTGTTCTCGATGATGCCGGCGCGCACACCGGAGGACTGGGCAGTCATCGCCCGGCGGATGTCCCGGGTCGACGAGTCCTTCGCCGGGTACGTCGAGTCGCTGCGCGCAGGAGGCCGGCGTGGTCTGTACGCCGCGCCCCGGCAGGTGCGCACGCTCGCCGACCAGCTCGGGGACTGGCTGGAGGCGGCCGGCGGTCGTGGCTGGTTCACCGGGTTCGTCGAGGAGGCGCCCGCCGACCTCCCCGCGAGCCTGCGGAGCGACCTGACGCGCGCCGCCGAGTCGGCCAACCGGGCCACCGCCGACCTGCGGGGGGTCCTGCTGCACGAGTACCTGCCGGCCACCGAGGGCACCCCGGACGCCGTCGGCGCCGAGCGCTACCGACTGCTCGCGCGGCTGTCCACCGGTGCCGACCTCGACCTCGAGGAGGCCTACCGCTGGGGGTGGCAGGAGTACCTGCGCCTGGACGCCGAGATTCGCGAGGAGGCCGAGCGCGTTCTACCCGGCGCCACACCGCTCGAGGCGATGCGGCACCTGGACGCCGAGGGCGAGGCGGTGGAGGGCGTCGAGGCGGTCCGGGAGCGGTTGCAGCAGATGCTCGACGGCGCCGTCGCCGACCTCGACGGGACGCACTTCGACATCGCGGACCCGGTGAAGGTCGTCGAGGCCCGCATCGCCCCACCGGGCAGCGCTGCCGCGCCGTACTACACCCGCCCCACCCTCGACTTCTCCCGGCCGGGCCGTACCTGGCTGCCGACCTTGGGGCAGAACCGGTTCCCGCTGTGGAACCTGGTCTCGACCTGGTACCACGAGGGAGTTCCGGGCCACCACCTGCAGCTGGCGCAGTGGGCCTACGTGGCGCCACAGCTGTCCACCTACCAGACGACGGTGGGATCGGTCAGCGCGAACACCGAGGGATGGGCCCTGTACGCCGAACGCCTTATGGACGAGCTCGGCTACCTCGCCGACCCGGGCGCCCGGCTTGGCTACCTCGACGCGCAGATGATGCGCGCCGTCCGGGTCGTCATCGACATCGGCATGCACCTGCGGCTCAGCGTGCCGGAGGACTCCACGTTCCACCCCGGGGAGACCTGGACGCCGGAGCTGGCCAGGGAGTTCTTCGGAGCCCACAGCGGGCGTGAGGCCGCCTTCATCGACAGTGAGGTCGTCCGGTACCTGGGCTGGCCCGGGCAGGCGATCAGCTACAAGCTGGGGGAGCGCGCGTGGCTCGCGGGGCGGGAGGAGGCTCGCCGCCGCCGGGGCGACGGCTTTGACCTCAAGGCCTGGCACATGGCGGCCCTGTCGGCCGGCTCCCTGGGCCTGGACGACCTCACCGAGGTGCTCGCCGGCCTGTGA
- a CDS encoding segregation/condensation protein A yields MVTPPEQGPGSPAGRSFEVHLENFSGPFDLLLSLIAKHKLDITEIALATVTDEFVAHIRSAADGGWDLGQASEFLVVAATLLDLKAARLLPAGEVDDDEDVARLEARDLLFARLLQYRAFKQVAASLAERLATEGRRYPRSVPLEPHLANLLPELVMSTTPDQLATAAARALAPRPQPEGVSLAHLHSARVSVREQAQVLADRLRRSRRTTFRALVADATSTTVVVARFLALLELFRDGAVAFDQVEALAELSVRWTGSEDGDVEVDDEFDQTDPDGVRLAGRDAEQEVAP; encoded by the coding sequence GTGGTGACGCCGCCTGAGCAGGGGCCGGGCAGCCCCGCCGGACGCTCCTTCGAGGTCCACCTGGAGAACTTCAGCGGGCCGTTCGACCTGCTGCTGTCCCTCATCGCCAAGCACAAGCTCGACATCACCGAGATCGCCCTGGCAACCGTCACCGACGAGTTCGTCGCGCACATCCGCTCGGCCGCCGACGGCGGCTGGGACCTCGGGCAGGCCAGCGAGTTCCTCGTCGTCGCCGCGACCCTGCTGGACCTGAAGGCAGCCCGCCTGCTGCCCGCCGGCGAGGTCGACGACGACGAGGACGTCGCCCGGCTGGAGGCGCGCGACCTGCTCTTCGCGCGGCTGCTGCAGTACCGGGCGTTCAAGCAGGTCGCCGCCTCCCTGGCGGAGCGCCTGGCCACCGAGGGCCGCCGGTACCCCCGCTCGGTGCCGCTCGAACCGCACCTGGCGAACCTGCTGCCCGAGCTCGTCATGAGCACCACGCCCGATCAGCTGGCCACCGCGGCAGCGCGGGCGCTGGCACCCCGTCCGCAGCCGGAGGGGGTCAGCCTGGCCCACCTGCACAGTGCCCGGGTCAGCGTCCGGGAGCAGGCGCAGGTCCTCGCCGACCGGTTGCGTCGCAGCCGTCGCACCACCTTTCGCGCGCTCGTCGCCGACGCCACCTCGACGACGGTCGTCGTCGCCCGCTTCCTCGCACTGCTCGAGCTGTTCCGCGACGGCGCCGTGGCGTTCGACCAGGTCGAGGCCCTGGCGGAGCTCAGCGTCCGCTGGACGGGCAGCGAGGATGGTGACGTCGAGGTGGACGACGAGTTCGACCAGACAGACCCGGACGGCGTGCGGCTCGCCGGCCGGGACGCCGAGCAGGAGGTGGCACCGTGA
- the aroH gene encoding chorismate mutase yields MAVRAIRGATQLEVDEREHLLERTRELVTQVLEANRLDRDALISIIFTVTADLRSEFPALAARELGLGDVPLLCTVEVDVPGALPRVVRLMAHAELDVPRSQVQHVYLRGAEVLRRDLAQ; encoded by the coding sequence ATGGCGGTGCGGGCCATCCGCGGGGCCACCCAGCTCGAGGTGGACGAGCGCGAGCACCTGCTCGAGCGCACCCGCGAGCTGGTCACCCAGGTGCTCGAGGCGAACCGCCTCGACCGGGACGCCCTCATCTCGATCATCTTCACCGTCACCGCCGACCTGCGCAGCGAGTTCCCCGCGCTGGCGGCCCGCGAGCTCGGCCTCGGCGACGTCCCGCTGCTGTGCACGGTCGAGGTCGACGTGCCCGGCGCCCTGCCCCGCGTCGTCCGGCTCATGGCGCACGCGGAGCTGGACGTTCCCCGCAGCCAGGTGCAGCACGTCTACCTGCGCGGCGCCGAGGTGCTGCGCCGGGACCTCGCGCAGTAG
- the xerD gene encoding site-specific tyrosine recombinase XerD, whose translation MLRSARPGRRVAPTTQHSASGWVAGLHDHEGGLSTDHRGWSADGPPSADVAGGDADDTRVTAREDRHPARGQEQRVPGGRHPLRRPRAGPPRSPGVRRDGRRDRVLDLRRGLRRRGSPDPGLTRRRVGRGRPRAQGQGAGGVGVPPDARGADSLHLPAPGRRRPAHHRARRAQGDRHRLRDRGAAGPLAAAARPDERGRRPARPAGRRAHPHARPGRPRGPHGRCAGHLRRQGRRHRSRRGRVQRGRHRARYAGRGAPARQERRPAAPGGRDLPGALPDGREQHLRDRAGRPGRRRRHRRGPRPGRQGTQAGQHRAGLPDEARQRARRHLHRPGRLLRGLPPDHARGTHLPGARLGLLLRREHARRRPAHLHLRLDERHLAVRPGAGRQGLAAGDARRRAAVPRAQHPRRGGDVRPGRGGPRAGRRPAGRGALLTSPRRPAPPSGLARAVAGYLEHLTVERGLSVNTLGAYRRDLERYVAFLEGQGRRDPGDVVAQDVSDFLATIRTGQDGRPALSAASAARTVVAVRGLHRFLALEGTTVADPARDVRPPTPPKRLPKAISVAAVTRLLEAASVGDTAAALRDRALLELLYGSGARISEAVGLDVDDVLTGDDGGVGAAVRLVGKGGKERLVPLGSYAVQALEAYLVRSRPVLARAGRGTPAVFLNSRGGRLSRQSAWAVLRSAAQRAGLSEHVSPHTLRHSFATHLLEGGADVRVVQELLGHASVTTTQVYTLVTVDTLREVYAAAHPRAR comes from the coding sequence ATGCTGCGCTCAGCACGGCCTGGCCGGCGTGTCGCGCCCACAACCCAGCATTCTGCGAGCGGGTGGGTGGCGGGATTGCATGATCACGAGGGGGGATTGTCGACTGACCACCGAGGGTGGTCGGCTGACGGACCGCCGAGCGCGGACGTGGCGGGAGGTGACGCAGATGACACTAGAGTGACGGCTCGTGAAGATCGGCATCCCGCGCGAGGTCAAGAACAACGAGTACCGGGTGGCCGCCACCCCCTCCGGCGTCCACGAGCTGGTCCGCCACGGTCACCAGGTGTACGTCGAGACGGACGCCGGGACCGGGTCCTCGATCTCCGACGAGGACTTCGCCGGCGCGGGAGCCCAGATCCTGGACTCACCCGACGACGTGTGGGCCGAGGCCGACCTCGTGCTCAAGGTCAAGGAGCCGGTGGCGTCGGAGTACCACCGGATGCGCGAGGGGCAGACTCTCTTCACCTACCTGCACCTGGCCGCCGACGCCCGGCTCACCACCGAGCTCGTCGAGCGCAAGGTGACCGCCATCGCCTACGAGACCGTGGAGCTGCCGGACCACTCGCTGCCGCTGCTCGCCCCGATGAGCGAGGTCGCCGGCCGGCTCGCCCCGCAGGTCGGCGCGCACACCCTCATGCGCGCCCAGGGCGGCCGCGGGGTCCTCATGGGCGGTGTGCCGGGCACCTACGCCGCCAAGGTCGTCGTCATCGGAGCCGGCGTGGCCGGGTTCAACGCGGCCGCCATCGCGCTCGGTATGCAGGCCGAGGTGCTCCTGCTCGACAAGAACGTCGCCCGGCTGCGCCAGGTGGACGCGATCTACCAGGGGCACTGCCAGACGGTCGCGAGCAACACCTACGAGATCGAGCGGGCCGTCCTGGACGCCGACGTCGTCATCGGCGCGGTCCTCGTCCCGGGCGCCAGGGCACCCAAGCTGGTCAGCACCGAGCTGGTCTCCCGGATGAAGCCCGGCAGCGTGCTCGTCGACATCTCCATCGACCAGGGCGGCTGCTTCGAGGACTCCCGCCCGACCACGCACGCGGAACCCACCTACCGGGTGCACGACTCGGTCTTCTACTGCGTCGCGAACATGCCCGGCGCCGTCCCGCACACCTCCACCTACGCCTTGACGAACGTCACCTTGCCGTACGCCCTGGAGCTGGCCGACAAGGGCTGGCAGCAGGCGATGCGCGACGACGAGCCGCTGTCCCTCGGGCTCAACACCCACGCCGGGGCGGTGACGTACGCCCCGGTCGCGGAGGCCCACGGGCTGGACGCCGTCCCGCTGGCCGAGGTGCTCTCCTGACGAGCCCGCGGCGGCCAGCACCACCGAGCGGCCTGGCCCGCGCGGTGGCCGGCTACCTCGAGCACCTCACCGTTGAGCGCGGACTGTCGGTGAACACCCTCGGTGCCTACCGCCGGGACCTCGAGCGGTACGTGGCGTTCCTGGAGGGACAGGGCCGGCGTGACCCCGGCGACGTCGTGGCCCAGGACGTCAGCGACTTCCTCGCCACCATCCGCACCGGGCAGGACGGCCGCCCGGCGCTGTCCGCCGCGTCGGCGGCGCGCACCGTCGTCGCCGTGCGCGGCCTGCACCGCTTTCTCGCCCTCGAGGGGACGACGGTCGCCGACCCGGCCCGGGACGTCCGCCCGCCGACACCGCCCAAGCGGCTGCCCAAGGCCATCAGCGTCGCCGCGGTCACCCGGCTGCTCGAGGCCGCGTCCGTCGGCGACACCGCCGCCGCGCTGCGGGACCGGGCGCTGCTCGAGCTGCTCTACGGCTCCGGCGCCCGGATCAGTGAGGCCGTCGGGCTCGACGTCGACGACGTGCTCACCGGGGACGACGGGGGCGTCGGCGCCGCCGTGCGGCTCGTCGGCAAGGGCGGCAAGGAGCGGCTGGTGCCGCTCGGGTCCTACGCCGTGCAGGCGCTCGAGGCCTACCTCGTCCGGTCCCGCCCGGTGCTGGCCCGGGCCGGGCGGGGGACCCCGGCGGTCTTCCTCAACAGCCGGGGCGGACGGCTGTCGCGCCAGAGCGCGTGGGCGGTGCTGCGCTCGGCCGCTCAGCGGGCCGGGCTGTCCGAGCACGTCTCCCCGCACACCCTGCGGCACTCCTTCGCGACCCACCTGCTCGAGGGCGGCGCCGACGTCCGGGTGGTCCAGGAGCTCCTCGGCCACGCCTCGGTGACGACCACGCAGGTCTACACGCTCGTCACCGTCGACACCCTGCGCGAGGTGTACGCCGCCGCGCACCCGCGGGCCCGCTGA
- a CDS encoding prephenate dehydrogenase — protein sequence MSLTRTRGPVRVVGTGLLGTSVGLALATRGVDVLLADPSPSAVVLARDLGAGRPATDDDPPPALVVVAAPPDVTGDVVAEELARWPDAVVTDVASVKSGPLRRVADRGGDLARYVPGHPLAGRERGGAVAARADLFAGRPWVVVPGATAAAVRRVEDLVTDLGATPVALSAAAHDEAVAVVSHVPQVAASLVAARLRDAPAEAVALAGQGLRDVTRIAASDPALWVQILGGNAAPVRRVLGALRDDLDVVLDALDRLAGEGAGAAAGDGGPAVGASAALAAVVAAGNDGHARIPGKHGAPPTPYAVVTVVVPDRPGELGRLFSDMGEIGVNLEDLRLEHSPGQPVGLAELSVVPAARERLETALSHRGWVVHSSPR from the coding sequence GTGAGCCTCACCCGTACCCGCGGACCGGTGCGCGTCGTCGGCACCGGGCTGCTCGGCACGTCCGTGGGCCTCGCCCTGGCGACTCGGGGGGTCGACGTCCTGCTCGCCGACCCCTCGCCGTCCGCCGTGGTTCTCGCCCGTGACCTCGGCGCGGGCCGACCCGCCACGGACGACGACCCGCCGCCGGCCCTCGTCGTCGTCGCCGCCCCGCCGGACGTCACCGGGGACGTCGTCGCCGAGGAGCTGGCGCGCTGGCCGGACGCCGTCGTCACCGACGTCGCGAGCGTCAAGTCCGGTCCGCTGCGCCGGGTAGCCGACCGCGGCGGTGACCTGGCGCGCTACGTGCCCGGTCACCCCCTGGCGGGGCGCGAGCGCGGCGGCGCGGTCGCCGCACGCGCGGACCTGTTCGCCGGCCGGCCGTGGGTCGTCGTCCCGGGTGCGACGGCGGCCGCCGTGCGCCGGGTCGAGGACCTCGTCACCGACCTCGGCGCGACCCCCGTGGCGCTGTCGGCGGCGGCGCACGACGAGGCCGTCGCGGTCGTCTCGCACGTCCCGCAGGTCGCGGCGAGCCTCGTGGCGGCCCGGCTGCGCGACGCCCCTGCCGAGGCCGTCGCCCTGGCCGGTCAGGGGCTGCGGGACGTCACCCGGATCGCCGCCAGCGACCCCGCGCTGTGGGTGCAGATCCTCGGGGGAAACGCCGCCCCGGTCCGCCGAGTGCTCGGTGCGCTGCGCGACGACCTCGACGTCGTCCTGGACGCCCTGGACCGCCTGGCGGGCGAGGGCGCGGGTGCTGCCGCGGGGGACGGCGGCCCAGCGGTCGGCGCGAGTGCCGCGCTCGCCGCCGTGGTGGCTGCCGGCAACGACGGGCACGCGCGCATTCCGGGCAAGCACGGGGCGCCGCCCACGCCGTACGCCGTCGTCACGGTCGTCGTCCCGGACCGGCCTGGTGAGCTCGGGCGGCTGTTCTCCGACATGGGGGAGATCGGGGTCAACCTCGAGGACCTGCGTCTGGAGCACTCTCCGGGCCAGCCGGTGGGTCTGGCCGAGCTGTCGGTGGTCCCCGCCGCCCGGGAGCGGCTCGAGACCGCCCTGAGCCACCGCGGCTGGGTCGTCCACTCCTCCCCTCGCTGA
- a CDS encoding fused MFS/spermidine synthase: protein MEGEYPIDTGTVRLTRDGADPDAWTVWVNGVPSSPVNLRDPTVLEFEYLQWMADVVEVAAAPAPQPLDVVHLGGGGCALARHLDAVRPGSRQVVVELDAELNRLVRGWFGLPRSPRLRLQSGDAREGLARRPDASADVVVRDVFAGARTPSHLTTAEFVACVARVLRPGAVYLANIADPGALEELRVEIASATAVFESVAVLAEPAALRRRRWANAVLIGSHVPLPVAALARRAASGAVRARLVHGDALVQLRAGARPRHDPQ, encoded by the coding sequence GTGGAGGGCGAGTACCCGATCGACACCGGCACGGTTCGCCTGACCCGCGACGGCGCCGACCCTGACGCATGGACGGTCTGGGTCAACGGGGTGCCGAGCTCGCCGGTCAACCTGCGCGACCCGACAGTCCTGGAGTTCGAGTACCTGCAGTGGATGGCGGACGTCGTCGAGGTCGCGGCCGCGCCGGCTCCCCAGCCGCTCGACGTCGTCCACCTCGGCGGCGGCGGGTGCGCCCTGGCCCGGCACCTGGACGCCGTCCGGCCGGGGTCCCGGCAGGTCGTCGTCGAGCTGGACGCCGAGCTGAACCGGCTCGTCCGAGGCTGGTTCGGCCTGCCCCGCTCCCCTCGCCTGCGGCTGCAGTCCGGGGACGCCCGAGAGGGCCTGGCGAGGCGTCCGGACGCCAGCGCGGACGTCGTCGTCCGGGACGTGTTCGCGGGCGCGAGGACTCCCTCGCACCTGACGACGGCCGAGTTCGTGGCCTGCGTCGCCCGGGTGCTGCGCCCGGGCGCGGTCTACCTCGCGAACATCGCCGACCCCGGGGCCCTGGAGGAGCTGCGCGTCGAGATCGCTTCGGCGACAGCCGTTTTCGAGTCCGTCGCCGTGCTTGCCGAACCGGCGGCGCTACGGCGCCGGCGGTGGGCGAACGCCGTCCTCATCGGGTCGCACGTCCCCCTGCCGGTCGCAGCCCTCGCGCGTCGGGCGGCGTCCGGGGCGGTGCGGGCCCGACTGGTGCACGGGGACGCCCTGGTCCAGCTGCGGGCCGGCGCCCGGCCGCGGCACGACCCGCAGTGA